The window GCCCTAAAGGTTGCTCGGCAAAAAGAGCTTAAGTTGTTTCGACTTGTCTACGAAGTCGGTATCAGACATATATCGTGCCCGATAGCGCGGTTTACCATCCATCGAGCGGACGGTAACTTCACCTTCTGTAATGAGCGTTGCGAGAGCCTCTTTGTACATAGAGGCGGTGGCAGGTGTGCCATTGCAAGTTTCTGCGAACAACCTCGAAAATGGCTTGGGGTCGGGCTGCTCGAAGATACAGCGAGCAAGTTGGATAACGAGTTCCTTGTCTGACTTGGCGCGCGCTACGTCGTCGAACTTAAACCCGCCGTCAAATTCCTGCAGGAACCCCATAGTTTGTGGAGCAAGCATGTTCAGCCCTGGGCCGCCGTAGTGCATGAAATGATTGCTATGCTGCCAGTGGACTTGCTTCATCACATCTTGCGCACGGTGATGCTGCGACAGATGGACTAACCAGTATTCTCCGTGACCAGCACCCGTGCCGCGAATGAAGAACGGTGTGAAAAAGTCTGCGCCGCATCCTTCTACCAGAGCTTCATACAGTGCTGCCTGAATGAATCGACGCCAGTCGGCTTCGTCGCGTTTGATCTCCTCAATGGAACGCCCGCCCAAGTGCTTGAATATATCGATTCGAAGCGTCGACGAAATCTTTCTCGCGAGCTCGTCGTTCGTATATGTCGCAAAAGACGAGACATGGAACGTCAGAATAACCTCCGCATCACGAGCACTGGCGAAGATATGTTGGATAAGTGCTGTAGGTACCTCGGTGTAGCCGTACTGGTCCAAAAAGAAAAGCACCGTTCCGGAACGAGGAGTATGCCGCACAACGCTGGCAAGAACGTCACTAACGGCTGAACCAAAGTCGGCGTGCAGGATGTGGATCGTTTTACCTATCGCCTGTTCGTACCCTCGCTCTTTCAGGACATCGCGCAAGTGGTTGAGAGCCTTCTTGTCCTTGTCAATAAAGATGAACTGGACGTCAAAGAGAATCTGCTTAGGACGCTCTCGATTGATCTTCAACGATGCTTCTTCAACTGCCTGGAGGATGCGGATAGGCGAACCATCAACGAGTTCGCTCGTTCCTTCGAGATGATATAAACCCCCTCCACAAAATCCATCGACCAGCGTAATCCGGATTCTGTCACGGCCGCGTGCATTTAGCAGACGCTGCTGGAAATAGCGGATGAGGTAGTCGACCAGAACTTGATGTTTAGTCTGGCTATGCGGTTCGAGCGTGGCCGGGCCGTTACTCCAATCGTAGTGACTTTTTGCCAAGTGAGGACCTTCGAAAGAGATTGAGCGGACTACAGGACGGTGCTCGGAAACTGATCCCAGTGCTTGCCGGCCAATATCCGGCCTGCCTTGCCCTTGCCGATGGCTGCAACCGAGACCTCTGAACCGTCCTTTCGAATGACATGAATCGGGGTGCCCTTCTTCATGACGTCGACTACCTGCTCAACAGGTGCCCAGTGACCCCATTGCTTGAAATGGAAGGGTACTTTCGCCTTCGCGCACTGACGCTGCAATGCGGCCGGCCAAGCCGGATCCATCGGCCGAGAGTGCGGACCAGATTCGCCGCCGGCGATTACCCAGTCAACGCGATTTCCGATTTCATTTCGAACGAGATATTCGGAAAGGTCAACAGCTGACAGAAGCGGTTCGCACGATAGAAATCTGACCGAAGGAGAGGAGAATTCTAGAAGGTGTTTTATTCGCTTTTTTGCAGTCGCCTGATCTTCCACGGTGGTGCCGAGCCACACATGCTTCGGAAATTCATACCCTTTTGGTAGCTGCTTCCGAACCAGATGAATGCGCTTCGTTAGTAGCAGCCAGTCCAGATTTGGCGTCTTTTCAATGAGGTCAAGTAAACGCCGCCGTTCTGCAATCAGATCCGACCTGTTCTCAAAAATGTCGGCCATCGATGCGCAGAAAACGCGTCTGCGAACCTTATCTCGCGCAGCGTCCTTATCCCACCTTAAGGGCTCCTTCCAGTGAGCATCACTGAAGAAGCGACGAGGGGTGTGAGGACCCCATAGACCTTCTCCCAGGCGCTTTGCCCAGGTCTCCGCGTAGCAGTGATCACACGCGGCCGATACCTTGACACATCCCCACCACGGATTGAAGGTGTGGTGCGTCCATTCGATGCGAGAGTCTTTTCCCATTGCCGGCGACCTGTTTCCAGTTGGAGTGACATTGTACTCGTCACGATTCGGCGGCAAAAGGATGTCCGACGTTCAGTCAATCGGGCATCCCCGCCTAGGCAGATCGCTGCTCAGTCTAGCTCTAATCAAGCCGAGAAGTGGGTATCCGATGCCGAATGAAAGACGTGCGATAGCCATTTGGGGGAGATTGTCGTTTGAGTCCAGAAGCTTATATATTGGCCAGGTGCATCCTCAAACAACAACTGAAAAATACAAGGGAAGAACAGAGTGGAAACCGACGATAAAATTGCGATGGATCCGGTCGACGGACTCCCGGCCATGGTTGTGGGACGTTGGGTAACGGAGGAGAAGCATCAAATCATCAAACGATACATCGATGCATCTTGGGCGGCGCGGCAGAAATTTACGAGCCAGCGAACATATATCGATTTGTTTGCCGGAACTGGACGGGTCAAGATCAAGCACACTCAATCATTCCTAGATGGTGGACCGCTCGCGGCATGGCGAATCGCCCAGCAAAGGCGAGGGGCGTTTTCAGACTTTTTCGTCGCGGATGCAAACTCTGAATATCTAACAGCGTGCGATGCGCGCCTGCGCGGCCTTGGGGCGCCAGTCAGGTCAAAGGTAGGGCGGGCGGATGAAACCATCGACTGGGTGATGCCGCAGTTGTCCCAAAGTGGACTCCATTTGGCGCTGCTAGATCCTTTTAACGCCGGTCATCTTCACTTTTCCATTATTGAGGCGCTCGCTACCATGCCGGCAATGGATATCGTGGTTCATCTAAGCACAGGCGACATACAGCGCAACATCGCGTCGGGTCTCGAGGCCGAGCAATCGCCGTTGGACAAATTCGCCCCGGGCTGGCGAGACGTAGTTAAGAAGCAGAGTTCGAAGCAGACGATGCGCAACGCATTTATCCAATATTGGACGAGTTTGATCAAAAAGGCGGGTATGAACGTGTGCGACACCATGTACCCCGTGAGGAATAGCAAGGAATCGACGATGTACTGGCTATGCCTGCTGTCCCGGCATTCGTTGGCGGAAAAATTGTGGCGCGTAGCTTGCCAATTCGAAACTCGCAACCTTTTCTAAGATAAGGTCGAGCTAGCTCGAAGCATCGGATACGACCGTGAACGAGCGCGAATAGGTCGCAGCGCTGGATGGGCCGGGCGAAGCGGAATTCCAAATATTGCGAAGAAACACCACAAAATTTTTTCCGGCGTTTCAAGTCCAACCCTCATGCATCGCATCACGCAAGGGGGCAGTATGACTTCGCGCAGAATGAACGCAGTCATTCCGCGACGGGATCGCTTCAGGGCGCTGCGTGGCATAGGCGCCTGCGTCCTGATGCTGACGCTCAGCGCCTGCATCCAACCCTGGGACCGCTTTCACCCAGGCGAGCCCGAATCGGCCGTCACTGCGGCCCTGGGTCAGCCGAAAGAAACCTACGACCTGCCGAACGGCGGCAAGCGCGTGATGTGGCCGACGCAACCGATGGGCGAAACCACCGTCGCCGCCGATATCGATCCAAGCGGAAAAGTCGTCAGCGTTCGCCAAGTGCTGCAACCCTTGGAGTTTTATCGTGCGGAACCCGGCAAGTGGACACGCGCCGACGTGCTGGTCAATTTCGGCCGGCCGGAAGAGACGATGTATCTGCCGCTCGTCAAACGCGAGATCTGGACCTACCGGTATGAAGAAGACAACACCTGGTACCAGCTCTTCCACTTCTATTTCGACGACGCGGGCGTGCTGCGCTCGACGCAAAAGAGCCCCGACCCGCTACACGACCATCCCGACAACGAGAATATGAACTGAGCGGCGTCAGTCCGAGGCCGGGTGATGAGCCGGCCTCGGGTTGCGCCGAAACGCGCTTGCGATAACGCGCGTGAAGCGCGAGCGGGCGCTAGTGGTTACTCGAATGGTCGCGATCGTCGCCGCCGCCGTGCTGCTCGTTGCCGCCACGTGGGGCGGGCTGTCCGCCCGGGTGGGCCATCTGGCCTTGAGGGCTGCCCATCGCATGCGCAGGTTGCTGCGGCTGTTGCGCCGGTCCGTGAGCGTAGCCCGGTTGCTGCGCCGGCCCATGCCCGTACTCCGGTTGTGGATGTGGCTGCTCCGGCCCGTGGGTATAGCCAGGCTGCGGCTGCGGATGTTCCTGCGGCCCATGTCCGGAGCCCGGTTGTGGCTGCGGCTGCCCACCTTCACGAATCACCGGCCTCGGGTTCAAAGCCGGCCCACCCTGCGGGGGCGGCCCGCCATGTGGCGGCGGGTGATTGGCCCAGCGGTCCCGATCGTGGTACCACGGCCGGTCGTAATAATAGCGGTCCCAATAGCTGCCGAACGAGAACACCACCACCGGCACCCCGATCTGCACGCCGTACGTCATGATCGGCACTTCCGAGCCTTCATAGGGATAGCTCAGATATCCGCCGTAGACCCATCCGCGAAACTCGGACGTTGAGACGTCGCACCAGCTGTAATCGGATACGCAGCCGTTCACGGCAAGCTCCACTCCGGGCGGCAGTTCCGCGACGACCGGGTAGTCCGAAGCGGGACCGGCGTACACGTAGACCGGTTGCGTCGTGTACGCCGCCGATTGCGCGAACGCCGCGCCGGATAGCGCCATCAAGCAGGCGCTTGCCACGGCGGTGCGAATGACGGTTTTCTTTTGCATGTTGCCTCCCTCGGAAAAGCGGCTGCCTGTACGTCTTATGTGTGATGAGTATCGCCCCGCAAAATCGACGGTTCTATCGCGCCGACACATTCCTTTGACATGTCTAGTGTCTGCTGAATTGCATGCGGCTGCCCGGCCAATTACCGTTTGTCAGCTTTCTTACGATTGAGCAAATTCCGTGCTGCGCCGCTCACGCTTCGAGCTGTTCGAAGAGCCAGTCCTGGAAGCTGCGCAGCTTGGGCAGGTCCGCGCGCGACTTGAGCAGGTTAAGCGTGTAGCCGTGAACCTTCAATCCCTCCATCCCCAGCGGCGCGACGAGCCTCCCCGTTTCCAGCTCGCGTTGCACGAGCAGCAGGCTTTCCAGGCACACCCCCAATCCATCCACCGCCGCGCTGATCGACATGAACGAGCGGTCGAAGCGCGGTCCGCGCGTGATGTCGAGACGCGTCTTGCGATTCAGCCGCATCCAGTCGCGCCACCCGACGAGGCAGCTTTCGCTATGGATCAGTGTGTGGTGCTGCAAATCGGCGGTCGTGCGGATCGGCTGCTCGCCGTCGGCAAGCTGCGGCGCGCACAGCGGCACGATCGTTTCGGGCGGCAGCTCCAGCACGATCGTGCCGACCGGCTGCAACTTGCGCGCGCCGTAGCGGATGTCGACGTCGACGGCCTCCGTGCCCAGGTCCGCGGGGTCTGACGATGCGTTGAGCCGCACGTCGATGTCGGGATTGAGCGCGGAAAAGCGCGCGAGGCGCGGCATCAGCCATTGCGTCGCGAAGCTCGGCGTGGCGTGCACGGTGAGGATGTCGCTTTTCGCGACGCGGCCGATGTTGCGCGTCGCCGCATCGATGCGTGCGAAGGCGGCGGCAATCTCCTCGGCGTATTGGCGTCCCGAGTCGGTCAAGACGACCGCGCGATGCACGCGATGAAAGAGCCGCACGCTCAATTGCTCTTCGAGAAGCTTGACCTGGTGGCTGATGGCGGAGGGCGTGACGAACAGCTCGTCTGCGGCAAGCGCGAACGACGAGAGCCGCGCCGCCGCCTCGAACGCCTGAATGGACTTGAGCGTAGTGCGATTGTGCATCACAGCATTCCGATGAATTGAATTCAGCGATACGGCCACTTTAATTCGTTTGAGCGCGAGAACTCAAGGGCCTACGCTTACAACAACTCATACGGAGGAGATCACGGTGACTATGAGCGAAGCCGGACGGACGACCGAATCCGTCCAACTCGCGGAACGCGCATACCGCATCCGCCGCAACGCGCTCTTGATGGGCGAGGTGCAAGGGCAGGGCTACATCGGCCAGGCGCTGGACATTGCCGACGTGCTGGCCACGGCCTACTTTCATGCGATGACATACCGCGCGGACGACCCCGACTGGGAAGGCCGCGACCGTTTCCTGCTGTCCAACGGCCACTACGCGATTGCGCTCTACGCCGCGCTGATCGAAGCGGGCATCGTCCCCGAAGAAGAGCTGGAAACGTATGGCAGCGACGACAGCCGCCTGCCGATGTCCGGCATGGCGAGCTACACGCCCGGCATGGAGATGTCCGGCGGCTCGCTCGGGCAGGGTCTTACGATCGCGGTCGGCCGCTGCCTCGGATTGAAGCGCAAGGGCTCCGGTTCGTTCGTCTACACGCTGTTTTCCGACGGCGAACTCGACGAGGGCGCGGTGTGGGAGGCGCTCATGTCCGCCGCGCACTGGCAGCTCGACAACCTGATCGGGATCGTCGACGTCAACAACCAGCAAGCCGATGGGCCGTCGACGCAGATCATGGCGTTCGAGCCGCTCGTCGAAAAGCTCGAAGCGTTCGGCTGGTTCGTGCAGCGCGTCAACGGCAACGACCTCGAGGCGGTCGTCGCCGCCTTCGACGCGGCGCGCGCACATCGCGCTCCACAGCCGCGCATGATCGTCTGCGATACGAAGATGGGCTGCGGCGTGCCGTTCCTCGAAGCGCGCGAGAAGAACCACTTCATCCGTGTCGACGCGCACGAATGGCAACTCGCGCTCAAGGCGCTCGAAGAAGGAAAGCAATCATGAGCCAAGCCATCGCACAAAAGCCGCGTCTGAAGACGTCGGCGATGATCGCGTCGATTGCGGGCGAAGGACAGGCCACGCGTTCCGCCCCGTTCGGCCATGCGCTCGTCGAGCTGGCGAAGCAGCGCCCAGAGGTCGTGGGCATGACGGCCGATCTCGGCAAGTACACCGACTTGCACATCTTCGCGAAGGCGTTCCCTGAGCGCTACTACCAGATGGGCATGGCCGAACAGTTGCTGATGGGCGCGGCCGCGGGCATGGCGCACGAGGGTGCGCAGCCGTTCGTCACGACGTATGCCGTGTTCGCGTCGCGCCGCGCCTACGACTTCATCCACCAGACGATCGCCGAGGACAACCTCGACGTGAAGATCGTCTGCGCGCTGCCGGGTCTTACGACGGGCTACGGTCCGAGCCATCAGGCCGCCGAGGACCTCGCGCTCTTCCGCGCGATGCCGAACCTCACCGTGATCGATCCGTGCGACGCGCACGAGATCGAGCAGATCGTGCCGGCGATCGCCGACCATCGCGGCCCCGTCTATATGCGCCTGTTGCGCGGCAACGTTCCGCTCGTGCTCGATCAATACGACTACCGCTTCGAGCTCGGCAAGGCCAAGCTGCTGCGCGATGGCGCCGAAGTGCTGATCGTCTCGACCGGAATCATGACGATGCGCGCGCTCGAAGTGGCGAAGGCGCTCGAACAGGACCGCGTCGACGTGGGCGTGCTGCATGTGCCGACGATCAAGCCGCTCGATACGGTGACGATCCTGCGTGAAGCGCGGCGCTCGGGCCGCCTCGTCGTGGTGGCCGAGAACCATACGACGATCGGCGGTCTCGGCGAAGCGGTCGCGACCACGCTGCTCTGCGCAGGCGTGACGCCGCCGTTCCGTCAGATCGCGCTGCCCGATGCGTTCCTCGACGCGGGCGCGCTGCCGACGCTGCACGACCGCTACGGCATCTCCACGAACGCGATGGCCGACACGATCAAGGGCTGGCTCAGCTAAGCCGCATTCATCACGTCACTTCACTACACGACATTCAGCGCTCGAAGCGCACCCTATCAGGAGACTTCAACATGTCAGAGTCGACACTTCTTGCCGGCAAGGTCGCCGTCATCTCGGGCGCGGCCTCGCCGCGCGGAATCGGCATGGCCACGGCGCGCATGTTCGCCGCCCACGGCGCGACGGTCGCGATCCTCGATCTCGACGAGCGCGCGGCGAGCGAAGCCGCGTCGTCGATCGGCCCGGCGCATCGCGGCTACGCCTGCAACGTGACCGACCGGCAGGCGTGTCACGCCGCGGTCGAGCGCGTGGTCGCCGATCTCGGCAAGATCGACGTGCTCATCAACAATGCGGGCATCACGCAGCCGGCCAAGCTGCTCGACATCGATCCGGAAAGCTGGGACCGCATCCTCGACGTGAATCTGCGCGGCGTGCTGTATCTCTCGCAAGCGGTCGTGCCGCAGATGAAGAAGCAGGGCAAGGGGTCGATCGGCTGCATGTCGTCGGTGTCGGCGCAGCGCGGCGGCGGCATTCTCGGCGGCCCGCATTACTCGGCCGCGAAGGCCGGCGTGCTGGGGCTCGCGAAGGCAATGGCGCGCGAGCTCGGCATCGACGGCATCCGCGTGAACTGCGTGACGCCCGGCTTGATCCAGACCGACATCAACGCGGGCAAGATCAGCGACGACAAGCGCGGCGAAATTCTGGCCGGCATTCCGCTGAACCGCCTCGGCGTGCCCGATGACGTAGCCGGCGCGTTCCTGTTTCTAGCTTCGGATATCTCGTCGTACATCACGGGCGCCGTGATCGACGTGAACGGCGGCATGCTGATCCACGGCTAAGCGCGGAGCGGCAGATCGTCCGGCCTGCGTTTGACGGAGGAGACACCGGACGATCGCTTTGCGGCAATGGCGGTAAAGGCGGCATACGCGCGTCGCCAGAAAGCGCTACATCACGACATTACACAGCACAACAAGAATGAAAACCCATATTGGAGGAGCACATCATGACGACCCAGTCGAATGCTCGAGGCGGCATCGATCGCCGCACGTTTCTGAAGGCCGGTGCCGCTTTGAGCGTGGCGGCGCCGTTCATCGGCATGTCGCGGCGCGCCTCGGCGGCCGAGTTCTCGTATAAGTTCGCGACGGGCCAGGACCCGTCGCACCCCGTCAACATCCGCGGCAAGGAAGCGCTCGACCGGATCCGCGAGGCCACCAACGGACGCCTCGACATCAAGCTGTTCCCGGCCAATCAGCTCGGCTCCGATACCGACCTGCTCTCGCAGGTGCGCAACGGCGGCGTCGAGTTCTTCAATCAGGCGTCGTCGATTCTCGCGACGCTCACGCCCGCTGCCGGCATCGTCAACACCGGCTTCGCGTTCAAGGACTACGACACGGTCTGGCGCGCGATGGACGGCGATCTCGGCAATTACATCCGCGCGCAGATCGCGAAGTCGGGCATCGTCTCGGTGTGCCCGGTGTGGGACAACGGCTTTCGGCAGATCAGCTCGTCGACGCGTCCGCTCAAATCGCCGGCCGACTTGAACGGCTTCAAGATCCGCGTGCCGCAGGCGCCGATGCTGACCTCGCTCTTCAAGGCGCTTGGCGCGGGCCCCACGCCGATCAACTTCAACGAGCTCTATTCGGCGCTGCAGACGGGCGTGGTGGAAGGCCAGGAGAACCCGTTGCCGATCATCGCGACGGCCAAGCTCTACGAAGTGCAGAAGTACATCAGCCTCACGTCGCACGTGTGGGACGGCTACTGGATTCTCGGCAACGTCGCGGCCTGGAACAAGCTGCCGCCGGATATCCGCGCCATCGTGCAGCGCGAGTTCACGCGCGCTGGCATGGACCAGCGCGCCGATATCGCGAAGCTCTCCCAGTCGCTGCGCAACGACCTGAAAGGCAAGGGCATCACGTTCGTCGACGTCGACCGCGAAGCGTTCCGCGGCGCGCTCGCGAAGACTTCGTTCTATGGCGACTGGAAATCGAAGTACGGCGGCGAAGGCTGGGGCATCCTCGAAAAGTACGCCGGCAAGCTCGCCTGAAGGGGACGCCATGATCACGCTCTCTTACCCGCATCATTCGCCGCGGCGTTTCGCGTGCGCGCTCGACGCCGCGCTCGGGCCGCTGGTCGAAATTCCCGCCGCGCTCTTGGTGGTCGCGGAAATCGTCGTATTGCTGGCGGGGGTAACGAGCCGCTATGTGCTGCGCTCGCCGCTCGTCTGGTCCGACGAACTCGCCGAGATCCTGTTTCTATGGCTCGCGATGCTCGGCGCGGTGGTGGCCTTGCGCCGTGGCGAGCACATGCGGATGACCGCCGTGGTGGGCATGTGCTCGCCCGGCGTGCGTGCGTTCCTCGACATGGTCGCTATCGCGGCGCCGCTCGCGTTTCTCGGGCTCGTCATGTGGCCGGCCGTGCAGTTCGCGCAGGACGCATCGATGGTCACCACGCCGGCGCTGAGCCTCTCCGATTCCTGGCGCGCGGCGGCGTTCCCGGTCGGCTCGGGGCTCATGCTGCTCGTGACCGTGGTGCGGCTCATTCGCGAGGCCAACTGGCGCCTCGTGATCGCCGCGCTGGCCGCCGTCTTCGCGATCGGCTGCGCGTTCGTCGCGCTCGGACCGGTGCTGAGCAATCTCGGCAACTACAACCTGCTGATCTTCTTCGTCGGGCTCGTGGCGCTCGGCGTGCTGTCCGGCGTGCCGATCGCGTTCTCGTTTGCGCTCGCGACCTTCGGCTATCTCGCGCTGACGACGAGCACGCCGATGACGGTCGTCGTCGGCCGCATGGACGAGGGCATGTCGCACCTGATCCTGCTGTCGGTGCCGCTGTTCGTGTTCCTCGGCCAGCTGATCGAGATGACGGGCATGGCCGCCGCGATGATCGCGTTTCTCGCGAGTCTGCTCGGGCATGTGCGCGGCGGTCTGTCGTATGTGCTGGTGGGCGCGATGTATCTGGTATCCGGCATCTCGGGTTCTAAAGCCGCGGACATGGCGGCGGTCGCCCCCGTGCTGTTCCCCGAGATGAAGGCGCGCGGCGCGAAGCCGGGCGAACTCGTCGCGCTCCTGGCCGCGACCGGCGCGCAGACCGAAACGATACCGCCGAGCCTCGTCTTGATCACGCTCGGTTCGGTGACGGGCGCCTCGATCTCGGCGCTGTTCACGGGCGGCATGCTGCCCGGCATCGTGCTCGCCATCACGCTGTGCGCGCTCGTGTTCTGGCGCAATCGGCGCGAGGATCTCTCGCACGTGAAGCGCGCCGGCGCTGCCGAAATCGTCCGCAAGCTGCTGATCGCATTGCCCGCGCTGGCGTTGCCGTTCGTGATCCGCATGGCGGTGATTCGCGGGATCGCGACGGCCACCGAAGTCTCGACCATCGGCATCGTGTACACGGTGCTCGCGGGCCTCTTGATCTATCGCCGCTTCGAATGGGCGCGCCTGAAGCCGATGCTGATCGAAACGGCGTCGCTGTCGGGTGCGATTCTGCTCATCATCGGCGCGGCGACGGGGATGGCCTGGGCGCTCACGCAGTCGGGCTTCTCGGGCGAACTCGCCGACACGCTCGCCGGCTTGCCGGGCGGGGCCGCGACGTTCATCGCCGCGTCGATCGTGGTGTTCATCGTGCTCGGCAGCGTGCTCGAAGGCATTCCCGCCATCGTGCTGTTCGGGCCGCTGATGTTCCCGATCGCGAGGCAGTTGGGCATCAACGACATTCACTACGCGATGGTCGTGATTCTTTCGATGGGCGTCGGCCTGTTCGCGCCGCCGTTCGGCGTCGGCTACTACTCGGCCTGCGCCGTGAGCCGCATCCATCCGGATCAAGGCATGAAGCCGATCGCCGGCTACATCGTCGCACTCGTCATCGGGCTCATCGTGGTGGCCGCGGTGCCCTGGATTTCGACGGGCTTCCTGCATCAGTAATCACGCTCGCGCGCCGGCCTTCGGCTTCGGTCGAGGGCGGCGGCGCGCGGCGCTCTCACTCACTCATCGTTTTCAGCAGCGCCGCTTGTTGCGAAGCCGCGCGCAAGGAGCCTTTTTGCCATGTCCACCCTAGACGAAGCCGGAACGCCGCTCGCGAACGCCATCCGCTTTCTTTCGATCGACGCGATTCTGCGCGCGGGCGAAGGGCACCAGGGCGTGCCGCTCGGCATGGCCGAGATCGCCACGGCGCTGTTCACACGCCACCTGAAGTTCAATCCGGCCGACCCGCAATGGCCCGACCGCGATCGCTTCGTGCTCTCGAACGGCCATGGCTCGATGCTGCTGTATTCGCTGCTGTATCTGACGGGCTACGCGCGTATCGATCTCGATCAGATCAAGACGTTCCGCCAGTTCGGCTCGCACTGCATGGGGCACCCCGAATACGATCCGGCATCCGGCATCGAAGTGACGACCGGCCCGCTCGGGCAGGGGATCGCGAACGCGTTCGGGATGGCCGTGGCCGAGGCGTATTTGAACGCGAGGTTCGGCAGCGGCATCGTCGATCACTACACGTATGCGTTCGTCGGCGACGGCTGCCTGCAGGAAGGCATCGGCCAGGAGATGATCTCGCTCGCGGGGCATCTGCGGTTGGGCAAGCTGATCCTGTGCTGGGACGACAACCGCATCACCGACGACGGCAGTACCGAGCTGTCGATCAGCGAGGACGTGCG is drawn from Trinickia violacea and contains these coding sequences:
- a CDS encoding three-Cys-motif partner protein TcmP; the protein is MAKSHYDWSNGPATLEPHSQTKHQVLVDYLIRYFQQRLLNARGRDRIRITLVDGFCGGGLYHLEGTSELVDGSPIRILQAVEEASLKINRERPKQILFDVQFIFIDKDKKALNHLRDVLKERGYEQAIGKTIHILHADFGSAVSDVLASVVRHTPRSGTVLFFLDQYGYTEVPTALIQHIFASARDAEVILTFHVSSFATYTNDELARKISSTLRIDIFKHLGGRSIEEIKRDEADWRRFIQAALYEALVEGCGADFFTPFFIRGTGAGHGEYWLVHLSQHHRAQDVMKQVHWQHSNHFMHYGGPGLNMLAPQTMGFLQEFDGGFKFDDVARAKSDKELVIQLARCIFEQPDPKPFSRLFAETCNGTPATASMYKEALATLITEGEVTVRSMDGKPRYRARYMSDTDFVDKSKQLKLFLPSNL
- a CDS encoding DUF5131 family protein, which codes for MGKDSRIEWTHHTFNPWWGCVKVSAACDHCYAETWAKRLGEGLWGPHTPRRFFSDAHWKEPLRWDKDAARDKVRRRVFCASMADIFENRSDLIAERRRLLDLIEKTPNLDWLLLTKRIHLVRKQLPKGYEFPKHVWLGTTVEDQATAKKRIKHLLEFSSPSVRFLSCEPLLSAVDLSEYLVRNEIGNRVDWVIAGGESGPHSRPMDPAWPAALQRQCAKAKVPFHFKQWGHWAPVEQVVDVMKKGTPIHVIRKDGSEVSVAAIGKGKAGRILAGKHWDQFPSTVL
- a CDS encoding three-Cys-motif partner protein TcmP, producing METDDKIAMDPVDGLPAMVVGRWVTEEKHQIIKRYIDASWAARQKFTSQRTYIDLFAGTGRVKIKHTQSFLDGGPLAAWRIAQQRRGAFSDFFVADANSEYLTACDARLRGLGAPVRSKVGRADETIDWVMPQLSQSGLHLALLDPFNAGHLHFSIIEALATMPAMDIVVHLSTGDIQRNIASGLEAEQSPLDKFAPGWRDVVKKQSSKQTMRNAFIQYWTSLIKKAGMNVCDTMYPVRNSKESTMYWLCLLSRHSLAEKLWRVACQFETRNLF
- a CDS encoding SH3 domain-containing protein; this translates as MQKKTVIRTAVASACLMALSGAAFAQSAAYTTQPVYVYAGPASDYPVVAELPPGVELAVNGCVSDYSWCDVSTSEFRGWVYGGYLSYPYEGSEVPIMTYGVQIGVPVVVFSFGSYWDRYYYDRPWYHDRDRWANHPPPHGGPPPQGGPALNPRPVIREGGQPQPQPGSGHGPQEHPQPQPGYTHGPEQPHPQPEYGHGPAQQPGYAHGPAQQPQQPAHAMGSPQGQMAHPGGQPAPRGGNEQHGGGDDRDHSSNH
- the gcvA gene encoding transcriptional regulator GcvA — its product is MHNRTTLKSIQAFEAAARLSSFALAADELFVTPSAISHQVKLLEEQLSVRLFHRVHRAVVLTDSGRQYAEEIAAAFARIDAATRNIGRVAKSDILTVHATPSFATQWLMPRLARFSALNPDIDVRLNASSDPADLGTEAVDVDIRYGARKLQPVGTIVLELPPETIVPLCAPQLADGEQPIRTTADLQHHTLIHSESCLVGWRDWMRLNRKTRLDITRGPRFDRSFMSISAAVDGLGVCLESLLLVQRELETGRLVAPLGMEGLKVHGYTLNLLKSRADLPKLRSFQDWLFEQLEA
- a CDS encoding transketolase; this encodes MSEAGRTTESVQLAERAYRIRRNALLMGEVQGQGYIGQALDIADVLATAYFHAMTYRADDPDWEGRDRFLLSNGHYAIALYAALIEAGIVPEEELETYGSDDSRLPMSGMASYTPGMEMSGGSLGQGLTIAVGRCLGLKRKGSGSFVYTLFSDGELDEGAVWEALMSAAHWQLDNLIGIVDVNNQQADGPSTQIMAFEPLVEKLEAFGWFVQRVNGNDLEAVVAAFDAARAHRAPQPRMIVCDTKMGCGVPFLEAREKNHFIRVDAHEWQLALKALEEGKQS
- a CDS encoding transketolase family protein — translated: MSQAIAQKPRLKTSAMIASIAGEGQATRSAPFGHALVELAKQRPEVVGMTADLGKYTDLHIFAKAFPERYYQMGMAEQLLMGAAAGMAHEGAQPFVTTYAVFASRRAYDFIHQTIAEDNLDVKIVCALPGLTTGYGPSHQAAEDLALFRAMPNLTVIDPCDAHEIEQIVPAIADHRGPVYMRLLRGNVPLVLDQYDYRFELGKAKLLRDGAEVLIVSTGIMTMRALEVAKALEQDRVDVGVLHVPTIKPLDTVTILREARRSGRLVVVAENHTTIGGLGEAVATTLLCAGVTPPFRQIALPDAFLDAGALPTLHDRYGISTNAMADTIKGWLS
- a CDS encoding SDR family NAD(P)-dependent oxidoreductase; translation: MSESTLLAGKVAVISGAASPRGIGMATARMFAAHGATVAILDLDERAASEAASSIGPAHRGYACNVTDRQACHAAVERVVADLGKIDVLINNAGITQPAKLLDIDPESWDRILDVNLRGVLYLSQAVVPQMKKQGKGSIGCMSSVSAQRGGGILGGPHYSAAKAGVLGLAKAMARELGIDGIRVNCVTPGLIQTDINAGKISDDKRGEILAGIPLNRLGVPDDVAGAFLFLASDISSYITGAVIDVNGGMLIHG
- a CDS encoding TRAP transporter substrate-binding protein; its protein translation is MTTQSNARGGIDRRTFLKAGAALSVAAPFIGMSRRASAAEFSYKFATGQDPSHPVNIRGKEALDRIREATNGRLDIKLFPANQLGSDTDLLSQVRNGGVEFFNQASSILATLTPAAGIVNTGFAFKDYDTVWRAMDGDLGNYIRAQIAKSGIVSVCPVWDNGFRQISSSTRPLKSPADLNGFKIRVPQAPMLTSLFKALGAGPTPINFNELYSALQTGVVEGQENPLPIIATAKLYEVQKYISLTSHVWDGYWILGNVAAWNKLPPDIRAIVQREFTRAGMDQRADIAKLSQSLRNDLKGKGITFVDVDREAFRGALAKTSFYGDWKSKYGGEGWGILEKYAGKLA